One genomic region from Colletotrichum lupini chromosome 7, complete sequence encodes:
- a CDS encoding monooxygenase, which translates to MGDILLPEPTSAGDRDAARRPSAPIHSERHVRIICVGAGASGLLLAYKLQRHFSNYSLQCYEKNPSVAGTWFENRYPGCACDFPSHNYTWTFEPKLDWSAVYPPAPEILEYFENFAKKHSLYQYIKLQHQVIGAHWNSEAGGYDVHVKDTSTGEMIIDHCDFLINAGGVLNNWKWPEIPGLSRYRGKLLHTANWDDSVSLQGKHVGLIGNGSSGIQVLPAIREQCKRVTTFIRRPTWVSPAQGLEQHLFSPAEKAEFATKPGALLEYRKNNESGLNGQFGIFLKNNKINEDTHAYFVQQMKEKLNDPALESKLIPEWSVGCRRLTPGVDYLESLTKPNVEVVYGGIKEITERGCVADDRREYPVDVLICATGFDTSFKPRFPIVGPSGENLQDKWASDPESYLGVAASGFPNYFIILGPNCPIGNGPVLPAIEAQVDWMLKVIDRYQTTNVVSFTPKEEAVRDFVDYKESFMPQTVWSDSCRSWYKPRDDGPVVALWPGSTLHYIEAIKEVRWDDFEVKYAGNRFAWLGNGYSQTELDETADWAYYIRDEDDDPPLSTAGKRKLLTKSGTIMGPRKTVTFCGNPEEEEQHQEVKEASRL; encoded by the exons ATGGGGGATATCCTGCTACCAGAACCCACAAGTGCGGGAGATAGAGACGCAGCAAGACGCCCGTCAGCTCCGATTCATAGCGAAAGACACGTAAGGATCATTTGCGTCGGCGCAGGTGCTTCTGGCTTGTTGCTAGCCTACAAGCTCCAACGACATTTCTCCAACTACTCGCTTCAGTGTTATGAGAAGAACCCCTCGGTAGCTGGAACATGGTTCGAGAACAGATATCCCGG GTGTGCCTGCGACTTTCCGTCGCACAATTACACTTGGACTTTTGAACCAAAGCTGGACTGGTCCGCCGTTTATCCTCCGGCCCCCGAGATCCTGGAATATTTTGAAAACTTTGCCAAAAAGCATTCACTATACCAATACATCAAGCTCCAACACCAGGTCATCGGCGCCCATTGGAACTCGGAAGCCGGCGGCTACGACGTCCACGTCAAAGACACATCCACAGGCGAAATGATCATCGATCACTGCGACTTCCTCATCAACGCAGGCGGCGTCCTCAACAACTGGAAATGGCCAGAGATCCCAGGCCTCTCGAGGTACCGCGGCAAGCTACTTCACACCGCAAACTGGGACGACAGCGTCTCTCTGCAAGGCAAGCACGTCGGCCTGATCGGCAACGGCAGCTCGGGCATCCAAGTCCTGCCCGCGATCCGCGAGCAGTGTAAACGCGTGACGACCTTCATCCGCAGACCGACCTGGGTGTCGCCCGCCCAGGGTCTCGAACAGCACTTATTCAGCCCCGCGGAGAAGGCAGAATTTGCGACGAAGCCGGGAGCCCTCCTCGAGTATCGCAAGAATAACGAGTCTGGTCTCAACGGGCAGTTTGGAATTTTTCTGAAGAATAACAAGATCAACGAGGACACGCACGCGTACTTTGTCCAGCAGATGAAGGAGAAGCTCAATGACCCCGCGCTCGAGTCGAAGCTCATTCCGGAGTGGAGCGTGGGATGTCGTCGTTTGACGCCGGGCGTCGACTACCTCGAGTCACTCACCAAGCCCAACGTGGAGGTCGTGTACGGCGGGATCAAGGAGATCACGGAACGGGGGTGCGTCGCCGATGACAGGCGGGAGTACCCCGTAGACGTACTCATCTGCGCCACGGGCTTCGATACATCCTTCAAGCCGCGCTTCCCCATCGTCGGTCCTTCGGGCGAGAATCTCCAGGACAAATGGGCCTCGGATCCTGAGTCGTATTTGGGCGTGGCGGCGTCCGGGTTCCCAAACTACTTCATCATATTGGGTCCAAACTGCCCCATCGGCAACGGGCCCGTCCTCCCTGCCATCGAGGCGCAGGTGGACTGGATGCTCAAGGTCATTGATCGCTATCAGACTACCAATGTCGTCTCTTTCACGCCCAAAGAGGAGGCAGTCCGCGACTTTGTGGATTACAAGGAGTCTTTTATGCCGCAGACCGTGTGGTCGGATTCTTGTCGGTCGTGGTATAAGCCTCGTGACGACGGCCCTGTTGTGGCGCTGTGGCCGGGCTCGACGCTACATTACATTGAAGCCATCAAGGAGGTGCGGTGGGACGATTTCGAGGTCAAGTACGCCGGGAACAGGTTCGCGTGGTTGGGGAACGGGTACTCGCAGACGGAGCTGGACGAGACGGCGGACTGGGCATATTATATTCGGGACGAGGATGATGATCCTCCCCTGTCGACGGCTGGAAAGAGGAAGTTGCTTACCAAGAGTGGTACTATCATGGGTCCGAGGAAGACTGTAACGTTCTGCGGGAATcctgaggaggaggagcagcATCAGGAGGTGAAGGAAGCATCTAGACTGTAA
- a CDS encoding 4-coumarate-CoA ligase 2, which translates to MVFNSPYPPLDIPKTNLLSYLFPKGSTPSDEPIWIDCKDDKINLSPKQMLQWVKRLGFGLQNLGLRRGDVVMICTPNQIFVPVAYLGIVSVGCVFSGANPAYTVPELVHQMTNIAAKVVLVHPNHLDQVLEAADKSRIPRSRVFQFSEVENPVKHGVPDWRQMIGTPAQANSYQWPELSAEESTSTVATINYSSGTTGLPKGVCVSHHNLIANVEQTIYMRYAEKPYSFENRPRERWIGFLPLYHAYGQLYAVLMAMKLDVPIYIMKEFRYEDFLFAIGKYKITNLQVAPPILVMLSKRPETARYDLSSVKDMLCGAAPLSRELQNECQRRFSVQINQGWGMTEVTCGGIMVPGGIKDDTGSVGKLVPNCECKLVDEEGKEVGFGEPGELCMRGPNICLGYWRNEVATKEALVDGWLETGDIAVCNEDGYFWIVDRKKELIKVNALQVAPAELEAVLLENEHVADAAVVGITIEGNEWPRAYVALQDVSSGKVKPENIQEWIKPRVAKHKALVGGVVFVNEVPKLASGKIQRKVMREWSKRDAAALEKAAKSPRSRL; encoded by the exons ATGGTCTTCAACTCACCTTATCCGCCCCTGGATATTCCAAAGACAAACCTCCTCTCATACCTATTCCCCAAAGGGTCAACGCCATCTGATGAACCCATATGGATCGACTGTAAAGATGACAAAATCAACCTCTCACCAAAGCAGATGCTGCAATGGGTGAAGAGACTGGGATTCGGCCTTCAAAACCTCGGTCTCAGACGCGGAGATGTGGTCATGATTTGCACACCCAACCAGATCTTTGTGCCGGTAGCATACCTTGGTATCGTGTCCGTAGGCTGCGTCTTCAGCGGCGCCAACCCAGCTTACACAGTTCCTG AGCTTGTGCATCAAATGACCAACATTGCGGCCAAGGTTGTACTCGTCCACCCAAATCATCTAGATCAGGTCTTGGAAGCCGCAGACAAGTCCAGAATACCTCGTTCTCGGGTCTTTCAGTTCTCCGAGGTTGAGAACCCGGTCAAGCACGGTGTGCCGGACTGGAGGCAGATGATTGGCACACCAGCCCAGGCAAACTCATATCAATGGCCAGAGCTGAGCGCGGAAGAGTCAACCAGCACCGTTGCAACCATCAACTACTCATCGGGCACCACTGGCCTGCCAAAAGGCGTCTGCGTATCACACCACAATCTCATTGCCAACGTCGAGCAGACGATCTACATGAGATACGCGGAAAAGCCATACTCCTTTGAGAACCGGCCCCGGGAGAGATGGATCGGCTTCTTACCCCTCTACCACGCCTACGGCCAGCTCTATGCCGTCCTCATGGCGATGAAACTGGATGTCCCGATCTACATTATGAAAGAGTTCCGGTACGAGGACTTCCTCTTCGCCATTGGCAAGTACAAGATCACCAACCTGCAAGTCGCGCCCCCTATCCTCGTCATGCTGTCGAAGCGGCCAGAGACAGCCCGCTACGACTTGTCGAGCGTCAAGGACATGCTCTGCGGAGCGGCGCCCTTGTCGCGGGAGCTGCAGAATGAGTGCCAGAGGAGGTTCTCGGTGCAAATCAACCAAGGGTGGGGCATGACGGAGGTGACTTGCGGGGGCATCATGGTACCTGGAGGCATCAAAGACGACACTGGCAGTGTGGGGAAGCTGGTGCCAAACTGTGAGTGTAAGCTGGTGGATGAGGAGGGCAAGGAGGTTGGCTTTGGTGAGCCGGGAGAGTTGTGTATGAGGGGTCCCAACATTTGCCTCGGGTACTGGCGCAACGAGGTTGCCACCAAGGAGGCGTTGGTGGATGGGTGGCTCGAGACGGGTGATATCGCCGTCTGCAATGAAGATGGCTACTTCTGGATCGTGGACCGCAAGAAG GAGCTTATCAAGGTCAACGCCCTTCAAGTTGCGCCCGCAGAATTGGAAGCCGTCTTGCTCGAGAATGAGCACGTTGCAGACGCTGCCGTTGTAGGAATCACGAT TGAAGGCAACGAGTGGCCTAGAGCTTACGTGGCTCTCCAGGACGTCTCATCAGGGAAGGTTAAGCCAGAAAATATCCAAGAATGGATCAAACCGAGGGTCGCCAAGCACAAGGCGCTCGTCGGTGGTGTAGTGTTTGTCAATGAGGTTCCCAAGCTTGCGAGCGGGAAGATTCAAAGAAAGGTGATGCGCGAGTGGTCTAAGAGGGATGCAGCGGCCCTGGAGAAGGCCGCGAAGAGTCCGAGATCGAGGTTGTGA
- a CDS encoding rhamnolipids biosynthesis 3-oxoacyl-(acyl-carrier-protein) reductase produces MSELKDFGSTFSLKGKTALVTGGSRGLGLHMATAFLLSGCSHVIITARKLEGEQGISQAIDKLNRLPNARGKAIGIAANVADSKDIVRLVGEVKNIVGEKGLNILVCNAGAAWGSKFEDAPPSSSVKILDLNVRGVFELVQKFLPLLEKAASEHDPARVLTVSSTAGGNVPHVGEHGTIMYAASKAAANHLGRNFAVELGPKNVTSNIIAPGFFPSKLAQGLINNLGGIEELSRGNPLGRLGEPDDIAGVAVFLCSRAAKYVNGVVIEIDGGARLVAGRQSKL; encoded by the exons ATGTCGGAACTCAAAGACTTCGGCTCTACTTTTTCCCTCAAGGGGAAGACTGCCCTCGTCACTGGGGGATCTCGTGGGTTAGGTCTGCACATGGCCACGGCGTTCCTCCTCTCAGGTTGCTCTCACGTCATCATCACCGCCAGAAAATTGGAGGGCGAGCAAGGCATCAGCCAAGCCATTGACAAGCTTAACCGTCTCCCCAATGCTCGAGGTAAGGCAATCGGAATCGCCGCAAACGTCGCCGACTCGAAAGATATCGTCCGTCTCGTCGGAGAAGTCAAGAACATCGTGGGCGAGAAGGGGCTGAACATCTTGGTCTGCAATGCTGGAGCAGCCTGGGGTTCCAAGTTTGAGGATGCCCCGCCCAGCAGCTCAGTCAAGATTTTGGATCTCAACGTGAGAGGCGTGTTTGAGTTGGTTCAAAA GTTCCTACCTCTACTCGAGAAAGCAGCGTCAGAACACGATCCAGCCCGGGTGCTCACCGTGAGCTCGACAGCGGGTGGCAATGTACCGCACGTTGGTGAACACGGTACTATCATGTACGCGGCATCAAAAGCAGCTGCCAAT CATCTGGGACGTAATTTCGCGGTCGAACTAGGCCCGAAGAACGTCACGTCCAACATCATTGCCCCTGGCTTTTTCCCGTCGAAGCTGGCACAAGGTTTAATCAATAACCTCGGTGGAATCGAAGAGCTGAGCAGAGGCAATCCCCTTGGCCGGCTTGGTGAGCCAGACGACATCGCTGGTGTCGCCGTGTTCCTGTGTTCTCGAGCAGCGAAATACGT AAACGGCGTGGTCATTGAGATCGATGGAGGGGCGCGGTTAGTTGCTGGAAGACAATCCAAGCTATAA
- a CDS encoding aldehyde dehydrogenase has translation MDTFGSSLKEAVSGSKSEFPWSKTNLPKQLYINNQYVDSKNSKKLELFNPNDESPVADDVPLGGQEDVDAAVAAAEAAFPKWKKTLPTVRRDMLNKLADLVEQHGQVLADLNRLTLGAPWATFGSLEMKMASESLRYFAGWTDKFPGETYPQEDGFLKIVRNEPLGVCCGIIPWNGPVGSIGMKAGPALAMGNCFILKPSEKTPLAALAFGTLIEQAGFPPGVFQIVSGDGSTGALLASHMKVRKVSFTGSTNTGRKIQEMAAKSNMKRVTLELGGKSPAVVFKDCNLENAITWCANAITANTGQVCVAASRVYVEAPIYDEFVAGYKKAMEEKLKGVGDPDAEGTTIGPLVDKAQFERVQGFIERGQRGQGTLLVGGGRVGKKGYYVEPTVFEGVAQDAEIARQEIFGPVSIINKFETEEEIIEKANDTNFGLMAGIFSQDINRCLRVASEIDSGMVGINCISLMFLTAPFGGTKESGLGREGAINALRTFTEPKTVMVNLTY, from the exons ATGGATACATTCGGGTCGTCGTTGAAGGAAGCTGTGAGCGGCAGCAAGTCGGAGTTCCCTTGGAGCAAGACCAACCTCCCCAAGCAGCTGTACATAAACAACCAA TATGTCGACTCCAAAAACAGCAAGAAGCTAGAGCTCTTCAACCCCAATGACGAATCTCCAGTAGCCGATGACGTCCCTCTCGGCGGCCAAGAGGACGTCGACGCCGCCGTCGCAGCAGCAGAAGCCGCCTTTCCCAAGTGGAAAAAGACGCTCCCGACCGTGAGGCGAGACATGCTGAACAAGCTCGCCGATCTGGTCGAGCAGCACGGTCAGGTCCTGGCGGACCTCAACCGCCTCACTCTGGGAGCGCCTTGGGCAACCTTTGGAAGCTTGGAGATGAAGATGGCCAGTGAGAGTCTGAGGTACTTTGCGGGCTGGACGGATAAATTTCCCGGCGAGACGTATCCCCAGGAAGATG GCTTCTTAAAGATTGTTCGGAATGAACCACTTGGCGTTTGCTGTGGAATCATTCCCTGGAACGGTCCTGTTGGGAGTATTGGCATGAAG GCTGGTCCCGCGCTTGCAATGGGCAACTGCTTCATCCTTAAGCCATCAGAGAAGACGCCGCTTGCAGCGCTGGCCTTCGGCACCCTCATCGAACAGGCCGGGTTCCCGCCAGGCGTGTTCCAGATCGTCTCTGGCGACGGAAGCACGGGTGCGCTGTTGGCTAGCCACATGAAGGTGCGCAAGGTCAGCTTCACAGGCTCGACGAACACGGGCCGCAAGATCCAGGAGATGGCGGCCAAGAGCAACATGAAGCGGGTGACGCTCGAGCTCGGCGGAAAGTCGCCCGCCGTCGTGTTCAAAGACTGTAACCTCGAGAACGCAATCACCTGGTGTGCGAACGCCATTACGGCGAATACGGGGCAGGTGTGCGTCGCTGCTAGCAGGGTGTATGTCGAGGCGCCCATCTACGATGAGTTTGTCGCCGGGTATAAGAAGGCCATGGAGGAGAAGCTCAAGGGTGTTGGTGACCCGGACGCTGAAGGGACTACCATCGGCCCATTGGTCGACAAAGCTCAGTTTGAGAGGGTTCAGGGCTTCATTGAGCGTGGTCAGCGAGGGCAAGGGACGCTCTTGGTTGGCGGAGGCCGAGTTGGCAAAAAG GGCTACTATGTCGAGCCCACGGTGTTCGAAGGCGTGGCGCAAGACGCCGAGATTGCTCGACAGGAAATCTTTGGGCCAGTGTCCATCATCAACAAGTTCGAAACCGAGGAGGAGATCATTGAGAAGGCAAATGATACCAACTTTGGGCTCATGGCCGGCATCTTCAGTCAAGATATCAATCGTTGCCTGAGAGTTGCTTCAGAGATTGACAGCGGTATGGTGGGGATCAACTGTATCAGCCTGATGTTCCTGACGGCGCCGTTTGGTGGTACCAAGGAGAGTGGACTGGGTCGGGAGGGCGCGATCAATGCGCTAAGAACCTTCACGGAGCCTAAGACTGTCATGGTGAACTTGACGTACTGA
- a CDS encoding acyl-CoA dehydrogenase family member 10 produces the protein MESPAFAHLPPWVKAKLSPLAIEKINAVYDWVENECIPREQVFKAQLEARRWTTPPLIHELRKKAKERGLFNLFLPNHFKESPGLTNLEYSCCAEIMGRCYWAAQTMNCHAPETGNIELLAKYCNEAQKKKWLQPLLDGTASSAYSMTEPDVASSDATQIGISIKREGDFYVINGRKLYGNCLWNKDLSFYILMGCTNPDNPKWSRHSMIIVPCDTPGISQVRNLTIMGYDHAPEGHGEYLYENVHVPVENIILGEGRAFEIAQGRLGPGRIHHCMRLIGQCERAYELALIRCNDARKKPRGKLIGEFDSNIERVAQMRLELDAARLVVLNAADTMDLLGNKAGKRAIAQSKILVPMMATKIIDECMQMYGGQGLTQHTPLPEMWTYARFVRIADGPDAAHRHQVGREEMKTADEVIKKHKVYQERCMKFAEQYGERYTSFD, from the exons ATGGAGAGTCCCGCTTTTGCTCACCTGCCACCATGGGTGAAAGCCAAGCTCTCACCTTTGGCCATTGAGAAGATCAATGCTGTGTACGATTGGGTCGAAAACGAGTGTATTCCGAGAGAGCAGGTCTTCAAAGCCCAACTCGAGGCTCGACGCTGGACAACACCGCCATTAATACACGAACTGCGCAAAAAGGCCAAAGAACGCGGTCTTTTCAATCTCTTCCTACCCAATCACTTCAAGGAAAGTCCGGGTCTTACAAATTTGGAGTATTCATGCTGCGCTGAGATAATGGGCCGGTGCTACTGGGCAGCCCAG ACGATGAACTGCCATGCTCCAGAGACAGGCAATATCGAGCTTCTGGCCAAGTACTGCAACGAAGCACAGAAGAAGAAATGGCTCCAGCCGCTTCTCGACGGCACTGCATCCTCTGCCTATTCCATGACCGAGCCGGACGTAGCGAGTTCAGACGCAACACAGATCGGAATCAGCATCAAGCGCGAAGGCGACTTCTACGTAATCAACGGAAGGAAGCTCTACGGAAACTGCCTCTGGAACAAGGACTTGTCGTTCTACATCCTCATGGGCTGCACCAACCCAGACAACCCAAAATGGTCCCGTCACTCCATGATCATCGTCCCCTGCGACACGCCAGGAATCAGCCAAGTTCGCAACCTGACAATCATGGGCTATGACCACGCGCCAGAGGGCCACGGAGAATATCTCTACGAGAACGTCCACGTCCCAGTAGAAAACATCATCCTCGGAGAAGGACGCGCCTTCGAGATCGCCCAAGGCCGTCTGGGTCCCGGCCGGATCCACCACTGCATGCGCTTAATCGGGCAATGCGAGAGAGCCTACGAGCTAGCTCTGATCCGCTGCAACGACGCCCGCAAGAAGCCACGCGGAAAACTCATCGGCGAGTTCGATTCCAACATTGAGCGCGTTGCCCAGATGCGTCTCGAGCTGGATGCCGCCCGCCTCGTCGTCCTGAACGCCGCCGATACGATGGACCTCTTGGGGAACAAGGCTGGCAAGAGAGCGATTGCGCAGAGCAAGATCCTGGTGCCGATGATGGCTACGAAGATTATCGACGAGTGCATGCAGATGTATGGAGGCCAGGGACTGACGCAGCATACGCCGCTCCCTGAAATGTGGACGTATGCGCGCTTTGTGAGGATTGCGGACGGGCCTGATGCGGCGCATCGGCATCAGGTTGGGAGAGAGGAGATGAAGACGGCGGATGAGGTTATCAAGAAGCACAAGGTGTATCAGGAGCGCTGTATGAAGTTTGCAGAACAGTACGGGGAGCGATACACATCATTTGACTAG
- a CDS encoding F-box domain-containing protein has protein sequence MSKTAEKHALLFGSSGITGWAIVNAILQGYPSQDTFDSVTALTNRPISSETTQWPVSEKLHVVSGVNILTPGGQEALETDIRNKVENLRKITHVYFCGMEPYIMNLDPAKECEINTELVKKAVTAIDRLSPSLQFVVLPTGTKAYGIHLIDHFPFAKKLPLRESLPRIPEPFGSQLFYYHQIDALSRLCEGKSWSWCEVRADTIVGFVPNNNIYCAAQTLGIYLSLFAEIQGKGVDCPFPGNEKCWNNLSHESNQDILAKICIYASLHPNVTHKQTYNAGDNFESSSWRYRWPVICEYFGLKGTPPLPDRQAPLPEHYLMKHVEKWKEMEKKHGLVGGHIINDRTFIEPTHGVGMIYGLTNMLGFDRQLDMTQCHEMWGSERLESFRSGSSSFSRIISNVGFNNSSFLLNGSYRELAPALIEEALPEVAPKPDPPFRPVAVRYSGHLTMDAAEMQLPHFKHSTHSFSPTLLEAGPEGILVRSTSMLLFPDGDVNGDDAKRDKLAALPEELLIETLNRLCHKDLCNVSRLNKRYHRLADAVLYKSVHFQSPELHLTFSESLGRRPRRGSAINEVKLIYPNEELSRLALDAPVHNSHYDPTRSDTLSRTLSVMSNLEKLDIAVPHVLLHGIGTLFNGPFDLAYLKECTLFYQCADDAYWDLRENIHIFAHPTLETLIIKRAKLDEKGFDFMERPHETGLKKLHLLECDINDDGLSDLLEFPEGLEEFVMTQTAEPKPELEESSDNFADYVLALNSQAHSLKTFTIDSPTLGCRKPLRMREFEALKSMRMNWDYQLFGKTSKKPRMHSVGLPPEMEILEFFNEMGSDEEVTDLLLYTIQTKDVVAKAWKTFVVPEGDAGVSREIKEACREHGLQLDIIGAFDTDGEAD, from the exons ATGTCGAAGACAGCTGAGAAGCATGCCCTGCTATTTG GCTCAAGTGGAATCACTGGGTGGGCCATCGTTAATGCTATACTCCAAGGTTATCCCAGCCAAGATACCTTTGATTCTGTGACGGCCCTCACCAATCGCCCAATCAGCAGCGAAACCACTCAGTGGCCAGTATCTGAGAAGCTTCACGTTGTCAGCGGTGTAAACATCCTGACACCCGGAGGGCAGGAAGCTCTCGAAACAGATATCCGGAACAAAGTAGAGAATCTCCGGAAGATTACCCACGTCTACTTCTGCGGTATGGAAC CTTACATCATGAACCTCGACCCGGCAAAGGAATGCGAGATCAACACTGAGCTCGTCAAAAAGGCTGTTACTGCCATTGATCGCCTATCCCCAAGCCTGCAATTTGTCGTCCTGCCAACAGGCACCAAGGCATATGGCATCCATCTCATTGATCACTTTCCGTTCGCAAAGAAACTCCCTCTGCGCGAGTCGCTACCGCGAATCCCTGAACCATTTGGCTCGCAACTCTTCTACTACCACCAGATTGATGCGCTGTCTCGGCTTTGCGAGGGGAAGAGTTGGTCTTGGTGCGAAGTCAGAGCTGACACAATTGTTGGCTTCGTGCCAAACAACAACATTTATTGCGCGGCACAGACGCTGGGAATTTACCTTTCTCTCTTTGCAGAAATCCAAGGAAAAGGAGTCGATTGCCCTTTCCCGGGCAACGAAAAGTGTTGGAACAATCTCAGCCACGAAAGCAACCAAGATATTCTCGCCAAGATTTGCATCTATGCATCGTTGCATCCCAATGTCACACACAAACAGACGTACAATGCCGGTGACAACTTTGAATCTTCTTCTTGGAGATACAGATGGCCGGTCATCTGTGAGTACTTTGGTTTGAAGGGCACTCCTCCTCTGCCAGATCGCCAGGCTCCTCTGCCTGAGCACTATCTGATGAAGCATGTTGAAAAGTGGAAAGAGATGGAGAAGAAGCATGGCCTTGTTGGCGGTCACATTATCAACGACCGTACCTTCATTGAGCCAACGCATGGCGTGGGAATGATATACGGTCTGACGAACATGCTCGGTTTCGACAGGCAGCTTGACATGACCCAGTGCCACGAGATGTGGG GTTCAGAAAGGCTCGAATCATTCCGTAGCGGCTCTTCGTCTTTTTCAAGAATCATTAGTAACGTTGGCTTCAACAATTCTTCCTTTTTGTTGAACGGATCCTATCGGGAGCTGGCCCCGGCCCTCATTGAGGAGGCCTTGCCGGAGGTGGCCCCGAAACCAGACCCACCCTTCCGGCCAG TGGCCGTGCGTTACAGTGGCCACCTTACGATGGACGCAGCTGAGATGCAACTTCCGCATTTCAAACATTCCACGCATTCTTTCAGTCCGACGCTGCTTGAG GCCGGGCCTGAAGGCATACTCGTGAGGTCGACGAGTATGCTGCTCTTCCCCGATGGCGACGTCAACGGCGACGACGCCAAACGCGACAAGCTCGCCGCCTTGCCCGAGGAGCTCCTCATCGAGACGCTGAATCGCCTCTGCCACAAGGACCTCTGCAATGTATCGCGCTTGAACAAGCGCTACCATAGGTTGGCCGATGCCGTCTTGTACAAGAGCGTTCACTTTCAGAGCCCGGAGCTTCATCTCACTTTCAGCGAATCGCTGGGCCGGCGACCGCGGCGTGGTTCGGCCATTAATGAGGTGAAATTGATTTATCCTAATGAGGAGCTTTCGCGCCTGGCCCTCGACGCACCCGTTCACAACTCTCATTATGACCCCACGCGGTCCGACACTCTTTCGCGCACACTTTCCGTCATGTCAAATCTGGAAAAACTCGACATTGCTGTTCCTCACGTCCTTTTACACGGCATCGGTACCCTTTTCAACGGGCCGTTCGACTTGGCGTACCTCAAGGAGTGCACACTATTCTACCAGTGCGCCGATGACGCCTACTGGGACCTGCGAGAAAACATCCACATCTTTGCTCACCCCACGCTGGAGACCCTGATCATCAAACGAGCCAAACTCGACGAGAAGGGATTCGATTTCATGGAGCGTCCCCACGAGACCGGCCTGAAGAAGTTACACCTTCTCGAATGCGACATTAACGATGACGGACTCTCAGACCTCCTCGAATTCCCAGAGGGCCTGGAAGAGTTCGTCATGACGCAGACGGCAGAGCCGAAGCCCGAGCTGGAGGAGAGCTCCGACAACTTTGCCGACTACGTGCTCGCCCTCAACTCCCAGGCCCACTCACTCAAGACGTTCACCATTGACTCGCCAACGCTCGGCTGTCGCAAACCGTTGAGGATGAGAGAATTCGAGGCGCTCAAGAGTATGAGGATGAACTGGGACTACCAGCTCTTTGGAAAGACGTCTAAGAAGCCGCGCATGCACTCGGTCGGTCTCCCACCAGAGATGGAGATTTTGGAGTTCTTCAACGAGATGGGCTCCGACGAGGAGGTGACGGATCTTCTTCTCTACACGATTCAGACCAAAGACGTCGTCGCCAAGGCCTGGAAGACCTTTGTGGTGCCCGAGGGCGACGCTGGAGTTTCACGTGAGATCAAGGAAGCGTGTAGAGAGCACGGCTTGCAGCTGGATATTATCGGGGCATTCGACACAGACGGTGAAGCTGATTAG